A part of Aspergillus oryzae RIB40 DNA, chromosome 7 genomic DNA contains:
- a CDS encoding cytochrome P450 (cytochrome P450 CYP3/CYP5/CYP6/CYP9 subfamilies), giving the protein MRSSTQLTALYWVHLVIYNVFFHPLASFPGPFWARASFLYPNILASDMANVAYFHWPCSSRHRISTQSSWWALTDPPIYSNIINPGLRLGDIVRISPNELSFASVESWKAIYQPKSAPLVKSEFYEIYGSGFNSLCIGSERNPETHSRMRKSLAAAFSTKALLEQEDIIQGCVNDFIEGIRSQTTVNFTKWFEMLAFDILGEMAFGESFHCIENSKGDSNIASHPSIIAVFRLIEHLYFITILDNLRRYPLIAAIGKTILPHLTVSVRNKHTNYSRRKVAHRLQSSSPRADFMSRLIAKVEDEEMEMEELTAHASTLVYLTWKGGESIAGGETVATFLAAVTYHLLSTPNAYQKLRDEIRARYNHLSEITSTTALQLPYLQAVISEGLRIYPPGSQGFPRNTPPQGIVVKGTYVPGNVEVYTSAWTVTHDARYFHDPYTFKPERWLDPNCTDNKDASQPFSLGPRGCLGRNFAIVEMSLILCKLHFQFDAELVNPFQEWESASQLHVMWWKPDLPVRFIPCTRDH; this is encoded by the exons ATGCGTTCATCCACACAGTTGACAGCGCTTTACTGGGTTCACCTCGTCATTTACAATGTATTCTTTCACCCGCTCGCTTCGTTTCCTGGCCCATTTTGGGCAAGAGCCTCCTTT CTCTATCCTAACATATTGGCCTCAGATATGGCGAATGTGGCATACTTCCACTGGCCGTGTTCATCGCGCCATCGAATTTCAACACAATCTTCATGGTGGGCGCTCACTGATCCACCTATTTATTCTAACATCATTAATCCAGGACTTCGTCTAGGAGACATAGTGAGGATCTCTCCCAACGagctttcctttgcttctgTCGAGTCTTGGAAAGCAATTTATCAGCCAAAGAGCGCACCTCTGGTCAAGAGCGAGTTCTATGAGATTTATGGATCCGGGTTCAACTCGTTGTGCATTGGAAGTGAGCGCAACCCGGAAACTCATAGTAGAATGAGGAAGTCACTCGCGGCTGCGTTCTCCACAAAAGCCCTTTTAGAGCAAGAGGATATAATTCAGGGGTGTGTGAATGATTTCATCGAAGGGATTCGGTCGCAGACAACAGTTAACTTCACCAAGTGGTTTGAGATGCTCGCCTTTGACATCCTTGGCGAAATGGCGTTTGGGGAATCGTTCCATTGTATTGAAAACAGTAAGGGAGATTCAAATATTGCCTCTCACCCTTCGATTATTGCTGTATTCCGACTAATT GAGCATCTTTATTTTATCACTATTTTGGATAATTTACGCCGATATCCACTAATTGCAGCGATTGGGAAAACCATCTTGCCACATTTGACCGTCAGTGTTCGCAATAAACATACGAATTACAGTCGTCGAAAAGTCGCCCATCGGCTGCAGAGTTCATCACCTCGTGCAGACTTCATGTCGCGCCTGATTGCcaaagtggaagatgaggaaatggagatggaggagctgacAGCACACGCGTCCActcttgtgtat TTGACATGGAAGGGGGGGGAAAGCATAGCTGGAGGTGAAACGGTAGCTACCTTTCTGGCTGCCGTGACATATCATTTACTTTCAACTCCGAATGCGTATCAGAAGCTGCGCGATGAGATTCGGGCCCGTTACAACCACCTATCTGAAATAACTTCGACCACAGCATTACAACTGCCTTATCTTCAAGCGGTCATATCTGAAGGACTACGGATCTATCCGCCAGGATCTCAGGGATTCCCGCGGAATACTCCACCCCAAGGCATTGTGGTCAAAGGAACATATGTGCCCGGAAAT GTGGAGGTATATACATCCGCATGGACAGTCACCCATGATGCCCGCTACTTCCATGATCCTTACACCTTCAAACCAGAACGCTGGCTTGACCCTAACTGTACCGATAATAAAGACGCTAGCCAGCCTTTTTCGCTCGGCCCAAGAGGATGTCTCGGTCGAAA CTTCGCGATTGTGGAAATGTCCCTCATCCTATGCAAGTTACACTTTCAGTTTGATGCTGAGCTTGTTAATCCATTCCAAGAGTGGGAATCGGCGAGCCAGCTGCATGTTATGTGGTGGAAGCCAGATTTGCCTGTGAGGTTTATTCCCTGCACTAGAGACCATTGA
- a CDS encoding cytochrome P450 (predicted protein): MFEGAYTTLGTHSRLLPQVVRAQLNQYLPDVLPEIQFKVALQIHREIPFNAITECFAKSDWTVINVTELMAVLVARVSSRMFGGPALSQNREWIEASLRFAHDGFNAAQKLKMWPDTLKFIGQHFIPEVRSIKNTYKIAERAIIPLLDEREVDKSKKAHDLLTWMYDQAQGAEKDKKFIAGTLLKVSFAAYHTSAAAPTQLLFDIAAMPEHIAPLLGEYLSAPRDNNQNISVKGFAQMVKLDSIMKESQRFNPLLLLTFERIIKRDFTLSDGVVIPANTWIGCAAQAIGMDRKLYPDPDTFDAFRFVAKEEATATSTSVPATKAHYTSANPGSMAFGYGQHACPGRFFAMMEIKAIIGEILSRFEMRLADGEMRPPSVTFETQHLPHPAGKVLFKRRRCT; this comes from the exons ATGTTTGAGGGCGCCTACACTACACTCGGAACCCATTCTCGGTTGCTGCCCCAGGTAGTCCGTGCTCAATTAAATCAATACCTTC CGGACGTCCTTCCAGAAATTCAAT TTAAGGTAGCTCTGCAGATACATAGAGAAATCCCCTTCAACGCGATTACTGAGTGTTTCGCGAAATCAGACTGGACAGTGATCAACGTCACTGAGTTGATGGCCGTGCTTGTTGCCCGCGTATCAAGTCGCATGTTTGGTGGCCCAGCGTTGAGTCAAAACCGCGAATGGATTGAGGCTTCGCTTCGTTTCGCACATGATGGATTCAACGCAGCCCAAAAACTGAAGATGTGGCCAGACACCTTGAAATTCATCGGACAGCATTTCATACCCGAGGTGCGCTCTATCAAGAATACATATAAAATTGCCGAAAGAGCAATCATTCCCCTTCTCGACGAGCGTGAAGTcgacaagagcaagaaagcaCATGACCTTCTTACCTGGATGTATGATCAGGCACAAGGGGcagagaaagataaaaagttCATTGCTGGAACGTTACTCAAGGTCAGCTTCGCGGCATATCATACGAGCGCAGCAGCTCCAACCCAACTTCTTTTTGATATTGCAGCGATGCCAGAGCACATCGCGCCGCTTCTTGGGGAATATCTATCGGCGCCCCGTGATAACAACCAGAACATTTCGGTCAAAGGCTTCGCGCAGATGGTTAAATTGGACAGCATAATGAAGGAGAGTCAGAGATTCAATCCGCTACTATTGT TGACATTTGAACGCATCATTAAGCGCGACTTTACTCTTTCAGATGGAGTGGTCATCCCCGCGAACACCTGGATTGGCTGTGCGGCACAAGCCATTGGGATGGACCGAAAGCTTTATCCCGACCCCGATACGTTTGATGCGTTCAGGTTTGTCGCCAAAGAGGAAGCGACAGCCACTTCCACTTCGGTACCAGCTACCAAAGCTCACTACACCTCGGCCAACCCAGGCTCAATGGCATTTGGGTACGGCCAGCATGCTTGCCCTGGTAGATTCTTTGCCATGATGGAAATCAAGGCTATCATCGGAGAAATTTTGAGCCGTTTTGAGATGAGATTGGCGGATGGGGAAATGAGGCCACCTAGTGTCACTTTCGAAACTCAACATCTGCCCCATCCTGCTGGTAAAGTCCTATTTAAACGGAGAAGGTGCACATAG
- a CDS encoding cytochrome P450 (predicted protein), whose product MTLISLSLLALSLWIIIRVLVIIYRLAWHPLARFPGPKFAAATSAYEFYFDAIKGGQYTFEIGHMHKKYGPIVRISPHELHINDPGFIEELYPGPGKPRDKYAYATGQFGIPDVCSLVLTPYDLSSVFGAVSHDLHRMRRGALSPFFSKAAVTKLEPVIYSAVDKLISRIEEVVESTGFVDLTMAFSCMTTDIVTQYAFAESSRFLENPDFTPNFHEAILAGTRMGSWARHFPILFPVLRSIPIDILSRMSPETGVFLRWQESMRKKVSEIWQDQSALPVKDKNVSPFGSTIFHELFHSDMPDSEKHPGRMWQEGQIVIGAGTETTAWTLTATTFFILDNPNILSKLRKELAATMPNRYEKPSCRELEALPYLIIIQEGLRLSFGVATRLQRINSEAPMIFRQKKTNDTIEEKVWEIPTGTPVGMTAALVHLNPELFPDPHEFRPERWLDQDGQLHRGLDKYILSFSRGSRQCIGINLAYSELYMGIGILIRRLGDRMQLFETDRTDVDMVEDCFVPVPRRESNGVRVRLSAQ is encoded by the exons ATGACTCTAATATCGCTGTCTCTTCTTGCACTGAGCCTTTGGATCATCATCCGGGTGTTGGTTATTATTTATCGCTTGGCATGGCATCCTCTGGCCAGATTCCCGGGGCCGAAGTTCGCAGCCGCCACCAGCGCTTACGAATTCTACTTCGATGCCATCAAAGGCGGCCAGTATACATTTGAAATTGGCCACATGCATAAGAAATACG GTCCTATTGTTCGCATCAGTCCCCACGAGCTTCATATCAATGACCCTGGGTTCATCGAGGAGTTATATCCGGGGCCAGGTAAGCCCCGCGATAAATATGCCTATGCGACGGGTCAATTTGG AATCCCGGATGTATGTTCGCTCGTTCTTACCCCGTACGATCTATCG AGTGTGTTTGGTGCTGTTTCACATGACCTACATCGCATGAGACGAGGAGCGTTGAGTCCATTCTTCTCTAAAGCCGCAGTGACTAAACTGGAGCCTGTGATCTATTCAGCTGTCGATAAACTCATTAGTCGCATTGAGGAAGTCGTCGAGTCGACTGGATTCGTCGACTTGACAATGGCATTCAGCTGCATGACAACTGACATTGTGACCCAGTATGCCTTTGCAGAATCCTCGCGCTTTCTCGAAAATCCGGACTTCACTCCAAACTTTCACGAGGCAATCCTAGCAGGAACCCGTATGGGGAGTTGGGCCAGACATTTTCCAATCTTGTTCCCGGTCTTGAGGAGCATCCCCAT AGATATTCTGTCCAGAATGTCACCGGAAACAGGAGTATTCCTTCGTTGGCAAGAG AGCATGAGGAAAAAGGTTTCCGAAATTTGGCAAGACCAAAGTGCTTTGCCAgtcaaagacaaaaatgTCTCTCCGTTCGGGTCTACCATCTTTCATGAACTTTTCCATTCCGATATGCCAGACTCAGAGAAACATCCCGGTCGGATGTGGCAGGAGGGTCAGATAGTTATTGGTGCAGGTACCGAAACTACAGCTTGGA CTCTCACCGCAACGACTTTTTTCATTTTGGATAATCCAAATATCCTATCAAAATTGAGGAAAGAGCTTGCAGCCACCATGCCGAACAGATATGAGAAGCCTTCTTGTCGCGAGTTGGAGGCCTTGCCCTATTTGATAA TCATTCAAGAGGGACTTCGCTTATCATTTGGAGTTGCAACTCGGCTCCAACGTATTAACTCGGAGGCTCCTATGATATTCCGACAGAAAAAAACGAATGATACCATAGAGGAAAAGGTCTGGGAAATCCCTACTGGGACTCCTGTTGGTATGACCGCCGCACTGGTTCATCTCAACCCGGAGCTATTCCCTGATCCACATGAATTCAGACCAGAACGATGGCTTGACCAGGATGGACAGCTCCATCGGGGTTTGGACAAATATATCTTGTCATTTTCTAGAGGCAGTCGGCAATGCATTGGGATCAA CCTTGCCTATTCCGAGCTATACATGGGCATTGGGATATTGATCAGGCGACTGGGGGACCGAATGCAGCTTTTCGAAACGGATCGTACTGATGTTGATATGGTAGAGGATTGTTTCGTACCTGTTCCAAGAAGAGAGTCGAATGGTGTTCGGGTGAGATTAAGTGCGCAGTAG
- a CDS encoding uncharacterized protein (predicted protein), producing the protein MNCKATFSRRTRNNMDTPPNILLMPILIRHTSMASMQLSDADIPSCAGKTVVITAPWQLIGLMRALRATLPLDNITINTVAPAATLTGLIPPELAKPIIAMGLPTSSADFVGLAVAYSAVALETRQVELYGKDPDTATVECKGRWNGRTILTLGDRYTELEQAISDLRPQWFGVDNATLTRMQQKATDFR; encoded by the exons ATGAATTGCAAGGCTACATTTAGCCGCAGGACCCGTAATAATATGGATACACCACCCAACATCCTTTTGATGCCAATTTTGATTCGCCATACCAGTATGGCATCAATGCAACTATCTGATGCCGATATTCCCAGCTGTGCTGGGAAAACCGTGGTGATCACAG CGCCCTGGCAGCTCATTGGACTCATGCGTGCTCTTCGGGCAACACTTCCACTGGACAACATCACAATCAACACTGTTGCTCCAGCGGCAACGCTGACGGGGCTTATCCCACCCGAACTAGCCAAACCTATTATTGCCATGGGTCTTCCGACAAGCTCTGCGGACTTCGTTGGTCTTGCTGTAGCATACTCCGCAGTGGCCCTCGAGACACGACAGGTTGAGCTATATGGAAAAGACCCCGATACCGCTACTGTAGAATGCAAAGGCCGTTGGAACGGCCGCACGATTCTGACACTGGGTGACCGGTACACTGAGCTTGAGCAGGCTATCTCCGACCTTCGTCCCCAATGGTTTGGTGTAGACAACGCTACATTGACAAGAATGCAACAGAAGGCAACAGATTTTAGATAG
- a CDS encoding uncharacterized protein (predicted protein) → MLQRLWALSTSAIKLPFQPFSFGAPRDLLIEKDRRSMPCLAKEAPPPSAFSATIHPLSDSVSTEVDNYFLQNWPFRTDNERARFHAAGFSRVTCLYFPMAMDDRIGFACRMLTILFLIDDLLEEMSLDEGSTYNEKLISISRGDVAPDRTIPAQWIMYDLWEDMRACDHVLADELLEPVFTFMRAQTDKTRLTIHQFGEYLDYREKDVGQAIKAQTKCIRSLLSGLQRYTMKLYLTEEDLRMAAPAERNCAKHIAILNDIYSWRKELLASKTLHHEGAAICSSVQVLSEVTALSHAATQRVLWTMCREWESVHKQLVTEVAGTGSRDLLDYIHGLEFQMSGNERWSESTPRYHF, encoded by the exons ATGCTTCAACGGCTTTGGGCTCTATCAACCTCAGCTATCAAGCTACCGTTTCAGCCCTTCTCCTTTGGGGCTCCCAGAGACCTTCTTATAGAGAAGGACAGACGGAGCATGCCCTGCCTTGCAAAGGAAGCTCCGCCTCCGTCAGCATTTTCTGCTACTATTCATCCTCTCAGCGATTCTGTTTCCACTGAGGTCGACAACTATTTCCTTCAAAATTGGCCTTTCCGAACCGATAATGAACGAGCCAGATTCCATGCGGCAGGGTTCTCTCGTGTTACATGCTTATACTTTCCTATGGCAATGGACGACCGTATTGGATTTGCCTGTAGAATGCTGacaattctttttctcattgACG ACCTACTTGAGGAAATGAGCCTCGACGAAGGATCCACCTACAATGAAAAACTTATATCCATTTCCCGGGGCGACGTTGCCCCCGACCGAACTATTCCTGCCCAATGGATTATGTATGATTTATGGGAAGACATGAGAGCCTGTGATCATGTCCTTGCGGATGAACTGTTGGAACCAGTTTTTACGTTCATGAGGGCGCAGACGGATAAAACCCGGTTGACCATCCATCAGTTTGGGGAGTATCTTGACTATCGCGAAAAGGATGTCGGACAAGC GATAAAAGCCCAAACTAAATGCATACGTAGTCTACTTTCCGGCCTGCAGCGCTATACCATGAAGCTCTACCTTACCGAAGAAGACCTGCGTATGGCTGCACCCGCTGAGCGCAACTGCGCCAAGCACATTGCAATCCTCAATGACATTTACAGCTGGCGAAAAGAACTACTGGCTTCTAAGACGCTTCATCATGAAGGCGCTGCCATTTGTTCCTCTGTACAAGTATTGTCTGAGGTGACTGCACTTAGCCACGCCGCCACGCAGCGGGTCTTGTGGACCATGTGTCGCGAGTGGGAATCGGTACATAAACAGCTCGTGACTGAAGTGGCAGGAACAGGGAGCCGAGACCTTTTGGATTATATTCACGGGCTTGAGTTTCAGATGAGTGGAAATGAGCGCTGGAGTGAATCTACTCCTCGTTATCATTTTTAG
- a CDS encoding uncharacterized protein (predicted protein) — translation MAGLWLGLGFTAGKSIAITLWSAITAPFRGQTGGATAYKHVAITFARSFFGTASIEQIQLSLSENLRGALLLSPWIDFGTDHESFRTNADKDAISAESLGRWAEALFGDTKMDKYTNPTDAPTGWWKLLPVEKIFIGVGGDEVLLDSIVSLAHKMKTEHPDVLVSRVPREFHVEPITDFGLGLSPGVQYQAMAAWLNQTFSQ, via the exons ATGGCAGGGCTGTGGCTAGGTTTGGGTTTCACAGCTGGCAAGTCCA TCGCTATTACGCTCTGGTCTGCTATCACCGCACCTTTCCGTGGCCAAACAGGTGGCGCTACAGCCTACAAGCATGTGGCCATTACATTTGCTCGGTCGTTCTTTGGAACTGCTTCTATCGAACAAATCCA ACTGTCTCTATCGGAAAATCTTCGCGGCGCACTTCTTTTATCGCCATGGATCGATTTCGGCACGGACCACGAAAGCTTCCGCACAAATGCGGACAAGGATGCTATCTCGGCCGAGTCTCTCGGTAGATGGGCTGAGGCGCTTTTCGGAGATACTAAGATGGACAAGTATACTAATCCTACTGATGCGCCGACAGGCTGGTGGAAACTTCTGCCTGTGGAAAAAATCTTTATTGGCGTTGGCGGAGATGAGGTTCTTTTGGACTCTATTGTCAGTCTGGCACACAAAATGAAG ACCGAACATCCAGACGTGCTGGTCAGTCGTGTTCCTCGGGAGTTTCATGTCGAGCCCATCACAGATTTTGGGTTGGGACTTTCCCCTGGCGTGCAGTAtcaagccatggctgcttgGTTGAACCAAACCTTTTCTCAATAG
- a CDS encoding uncharacterized protein (carboxylesterase and related proteins), translated as MRYLNFTNIQYGTSRRFQPPIPPPVNSTIQTAGAYNIRCPQGQPAWLSLFGQPVGNLTGVPPVTIADLPPVDPSTSEDCLYLDVFVPEDVFQAKGDYKSSVVIWIHGGGYVGGWKSLYGPGLGLMETAKKEGRDVIFVSINYRLGLFVSGHYLELILPLNTNCFRRQGFLADPDSSDITRNLGLQDQLFALKWVHKYIHLFGGDPNTITVMGESAGGGSIMYHLTSGNASYRPLFQRAIVQSPFTINIPARMQRSTLQEVYQRANVTSFEELKGLSTQALQTANALVVGNAKPYGTFVFGE; from the coding sequence ATGCGATATCTCAATTTCACAAATATCCAATACGGAACGAGCCGTCGTTTCCAGCCTCCTATTCCCCCACCGGTGAACAGTACCATACAGACTGCAGGGGCATACAACATTCGATGTCCGCAGGGGCAGCCGGCATGGCTGAGTCTGTTCGGGCAGCCGGTTGGAAACCTCACAGGAGTACCTCCAGTCACAATAGCAGACCTCCCTCCCGTCGATCCCAGCACCAGTGAGGACTGTTTGTACTTGGACGTCTTCGTGCCAGAAGACGTTTTCCAAGCAAAGGGGGATTATAAGTCTTCAGTAGTCATTTGGATTCACGGCGGAGGATACGTTGGGGGATGGAAGTCTCTGTATGGCCCTGGACTCGGTCTGATGGAGACGGCGAAAAAGGAAGGCCGTGATGTAATCTTCGTTTCTATTAATTACCGCTTGGGATTATTTGTGAGTGGCCATTATCTTGAACTAATTCTGCCATTGAATACTAACTGTTTCCGTCGACAGGGATTCCTGGCCGATCCTGATTCTAGTGACATTACGCGCAATCTAGGGCTACAGGATCAGTTGTTTGCATTAAAATGGGTTCATAAATACATCCACCTCTTTGGTGGCGACCCCAATACCATCACCGTGATGGGTGAGTCCGCTGGAGGAGGCTCGATCATGTACCATCTCACCTCTGGCAATGCCTCCTACCGACCATTATTCCAACGGGCCATTGTCCAGAGCCCTTTCACCATCAATATTCCTGCCAGAATGCAGAGGAGCACATTGCAAGAAGTGTACCAACGAGCAAATGTGACTTCTTTCGAGGAGTTGAAAGGTCTATCAACGCAGGCATTGCAGACTGCCAATGCACTTGTTGTGGGCAATGCAAAGCCATATGGAACATTTGTTTTCGGTGAGTAG
- a CDS encoding uncharacterized protein (predicted protein): MAGHNTNEGVLFASPFVKNDEDYANLVASLFPGISSTALSIITDKLYPSTLSGKYGYVDQTGRVASTIGESLISCNEYFLGEAFARSNTSFRYEFSVPPAIHAVDLSYTFYNAGEATSGVNITLAGIMQRYFANFITTGQPYSHRPTDFPVDDMIQNFNISSVGRMKDSVSTKRCKWWQKADFR, encoded by the coding sequence ATGGCAGGGCACAACACAAATGAAGGCGTATTATTCGCGTCTCCATTTGTGAAAAACGATGAAGATTACGCCAACCTCGTTGCGAGTCTATTCCCCGGCATCTCATCTACAGCTCTGTCCATAATAACAGACAAATTGTACCCGAGTACTCTCAGCGGCAAATACGGGTATGTGGACCAGACCGGCCGTGTGGCGTCTACTATTGGGGAATCCCTCATAAGTTGCAACGAGTACTTTCTCGGAGAGGCATTCGCACGCAGCAATACCAGCTTCCGGTATGAATTCAGCGTTCCCCCGGCAATCCACGCTGTAGACCTTTCGTATACCTTTTACAATGCCGGCGAGGCGACATCTGGCGTGAATATTACTCTTGCGGGGATAATGCAGAGGTATTTTGCGAACTTCATCACAACTGGGCAGCCTTATTCTCATCGTCCAACCGACTTCCCtgtggatgatatgattCAGAATTTCAACATATCTAGTGTTGGACGGATGAAGGACAGTGTGTCAACCAAGCGATGCAAATGGTGGCAGAAGGCAGATTTCCGGTGA
- a CDS encoding alpha/beta fold hydrolase (predicted hydrolases or acyltransferases (alpha/beta hydrolase superfamily)) has protein sequence MFVGYHRLISATEGFLSSASKRNASTLPASNSNHVIPTEPRNKSSTLVDPAQLDQTLTLSDGRTLGFAEYGSPHGKPLLYFHGLPACRYEIDFHELGLRHGARIFALDRPGMGLSAFQPNRQLLDWPADVKDFTGKLGLVEYRVLGGSGGGPYSLVCAKALPKESLKGVGVLAGFAPLEAGTQGMSLRSRILWNLGRWFSGLGRLYTDWTIVPAAHHPDPKVLEELLAKTVKNNFNETDSSVFEDEKILKHAAKIVRESFRQGSQGYVQECKILTRPWGFDLREIDFPGVRLWYGDNDRHTPIQMARWMADRIEGSVLTEWKGYSHFTFTDDHTEEVYSGHS, from the exons ATGTTCGTTGGGTATCACCGTTTAATATCGGCAACAGAGGGTTTCCTGTCATCGGCGTCAAAGAGAAACGCATCCACACTTCCTGCATCCAACTCAAACCACGTTATACCTACTGAACCTCGAAACAAGTCGTCGACATTAGTAGACCCCGCACAACTAGATCAAACCCTGACCCTCTCTGACGGCCGCACCCTCGGTTTTGCCGAATACGGCTCCCCACACGGAAAACCACTTCTTTACTTCCACGGCTTACCCGCTTGTCGTTATGAGATCGACTTCCACGAGCTGGGTCTCCGGCATGGCGCCCGGATCTTCGCCCTTGACCGACCTGGAATGGGGCTGTCAGCGTTTCAACCAAACCGACAACTCCTTGACTGGCCGGCCGACGTCAAAGATTTCACGGGCAAACTAGGTCTAGTCGAGTATCGGGTTCTTGGTGGCTCCGGTGGAGGTCCGTACTCACTTGTGTGTGCAAAGGCCTTACCTAAGGAGAGCCTGAAGGGTGTAGGGGTACTCGCTGGATTTGCGCCCCTTGAGGCCGGTACGCAGGGAATGTCTCTTCGTTCACGGATCCTGTGGAACCTGGGAAGATGGTTCTCAGGTCTTGGGCGACTGTACACTGATTGGACAATTGTACCTGctgctcatcatccagaCCCGAAGGTCCTGGAGGAGTTACTCGCGAAAACGGTGAAGAATAATTTCAACGAAACGGACTCGTCGgtctttgaggatgagaagatcctcaagcATGCAGCTAAGATTGTGCGGGAGAGTTTTCGACAGGGGTCTCAGGGATATGTCCAAGAGTGTAAGATTCTTACAAGGCCATGGGGCTTTGACCTACGAGAAATTGACTTCCCTGGAGTTCGGTTGTGGTACGGTGATAACGACCGGCACACTCCGATTCAAATGGCTCGATGGATGGCGGATAGGATCGAGGGATCGGTCTTGACGGAGTGGAAGGGCTACAGTCACTTTACTTTTACTGATGATCATACTGAGGAAGTT TATAGTGGTCATTCATAG